The DNA region AAGATTCCTGAGAATCTTCTTTCGCAAAACCAGAGCGAATTGATCCTCTTCGCTCTGGGCGCGGTGTTCTGTCTTATTGCTGTATTGTTGCTGCTTTATTTGATTGGTTGCCTTGGCAGACAAATCAAAAGCAGCGGAGCCGCGTCTTTGGGAAATAACGCGGAGTAAGAGTGTGATGCTTAAACAAAAACAAGGTGAGCGAATAGAAAAATTCGCTCATCTTGTTTTTGTGTGCAAAAAAATATTGTTACTAGCGCTAATTTTGTTTAAGAGCGCAACTCTTTTTCAACGAAAAAAGTAAATTCGTGAAGTAATGGAGAAAGCCATTTCTTTTTATGATAGAGAAACTGGGTGCTGATTTTGTCTTTTTCAGTCAGATCCAATTCGAAAAAGCGCAGTTGGCGCGAGGCAATTTCGCTTGCGACAGTGCTATATGGCAAAACGCTAACGCCGTGATGCAGAAGGATATTGTTTTTTATTGCTTCAATGCTTAAAGCTTCAATCAGGTTCGTCTGCTTCGTTACATAGCCGCCGAGGTACTTGTCAAATATATTTCGATAACTGCAATCGTTTTTGGGATAAATAAATACGGTAGTTTCGGCGGCTAAATCAGTCAGTGAATGTAAAGAGGAGTGGTTGCCGACAATCCCCATTTTTTCTTCGACTAATTCCACTGCTGGAAGCTGTGCCTGTTCATCGCGGCGTTGCATAACGAACATTGCGTCGAGTTCGGATGCGAGAAGTTTTTCTGTTAATTCGGATTTATG from Azotosporobacter soli includes:
- a CDS encoding LysR family transcriptional regulator, which produces MDIKHLITFKTIAQLGSFTKASQVLNYSQSTLTIHIQTIEKELDGRVFDRIGRHIAITALGNELLPLAAAIITNYEEIETLKRPHDSGNQTITLGMQESVALYRLQPLIRRFQQTHPQVTLIQVLGHKSELTEKLLASELDAMFVMQRRDEQAQLPAVELVEEKMGIVGNHSSLHSLTDLAAETTVFIYPKNDCSYRNIFDKYLGGYVTKQTNLIEALSIEAIKNNILLHHGVSVLPYSTVASEIASRQLRFFELDLTEKDKISTQFLYHKKKWLSPLLHEFTFFVEKELRS